From a single Shewanella denitrificans OS217 genomic region:
- the thiE gene encoding thiamine phosphate synthase: MNTPPTIVWTIAGSDSGGGAGIQADLATAQDLGCHCATVITTVTAQNSVCVSLVEGVSAAMLLAQLNSLARDLPPAAIKIGLLASQQQVDVVANWLKRLTQQRRSKGQLAVILDPVMVASSGDRLNLNPSISPSISSGMSSSMSSGTGSGFNSGSGLDFSAFIGVVSLITPNQQELQYLVSGLQLSKTDNSHNRHSQGIGTSIESQADFIAKTEMLANAFGCHVLAKGGDGKHWQGDAAIDCYVCHHVEGASLHHDNATYLLSSCRVNTGNNHGTGCTLSMAIASFMAQDFVLHDAIVLAKAYVTQGLIESYQPGSGPGTLARTGWPDDLALFPQIWPVNDADINGSMKANSDSIEPPLPNLGQCISLHSKGFKPIEKDLGIYPVVDSLALLKTLLKAGCRTIQLRLKIDSKEAFGLKKQQLEQKIIDAIELGRTFNAQVFINDHWQLALRHKAFGLHLGQEDLFEVDLKAIKAAGMALGLSSHSYFEILLSHQLRPSYIALGHIFPTPTKTMASKPQGLKKLKHYAKLLNKHYPTVAIGGIDETRLKEIKATGVANVAVVRALTNATDPTLAFDNLTRLWNGNKAEQYNAKLELEHKKGHMQASVTEVSYAP, from the coding sequence ATGAATACACCTCCAACAATTGTCTGGACCATAGCGGGCTCCGATAGCGGCGGTGGGGCGGGAATACAGGCTGATTTGGCAACGGCGCAGGACTTGGGGTGTCACTGCGCTACCGTTATCACCACAGTGACGGCACAAAACTCTGTCTGCGTGAGTTTGGTTGAAGGCGTATCAGCTGCCATGTTGTTAGCTCAACTTAATAGTCTCGCCCGTGATTTACCGCCGGCAGCGATTAAAATTGGTTTATTGGCATCACAGCAGCAAGTCGATGTGGTCGCTAACTGGTTGAAGCGTTTGACTCAGCAACGCCGGTCTAAGGGTCAACTTGCGGTGATTTTAGATCCCGTGATGGTCGCCAGCAGTGGCGATAGGCTTAACCTAAATCCAAGTATAAGTCCTTCTATAAGCTCTGGTATGAGCTCTAGTATGAGTTCAGGTACTGGCTCTGGTTTTAACTCAGGTTCAGGCTTAGATTTTAGCGCCTTTATTGGGGTCGTTAGTTTAATCACTCCCAATCAACAGGAACTGCAGTATCTAGTGTCAGGCCTGCAACTCAGCAAGACTGATAATAGCCATAATCGTCACAGTCAAGGGATCGGCACTTCAATCGAGAGTCAGGCAGATTTTATTGCTAAAACAGAAATGCTGGCTAACGCCTTTGGCTGTCATGTCTTAGCTAAAGGCGGGGATGGCAAGCACTGGCAAGGCGATGCAGCCATAGATTGTTATGTGTGTCATCACGTTGAAGGCGCGAGCCTTCATCATGATAACGCCACTTATTTACTATCAAGCTGCAGAGTGAATACGGGCAACAATCACGGCACGGGTTGCACACTATCAATGGCCATCGCAAGTTTTATGGCACAGGACTTTGTACTCCATGATGCCATAGTGCTCGCTAAAGCCTATGTGACTCAAGGTTTGATCGAAAGCTATCAGCCAGGTTCAGGCCCTGGCACACTGGCAAGAACAGGCTGGCCTGATGACTTGGCTTTATTTCCTCAGATCTGGCCCGTGAATGACGCTGACATTAACGGTTCAATGAAGGCCAATTCTGACTCAATTGAACCTCCGCTGCCAAATTTAGGACAATGTATAAGCTTACATTCAAAGGGATTTAAGCCAATAGAAAAAGATCTTGGGATCTACCCTGTGGTCGATAGCTTAGCACTACTTAAGACTCTGCTTAAGGCCGGTTGCCGCACCATTCAGCTCAGGCTCAAAATTGATAGCAAAGAAGCATTTGGGCTAAAAAAGCAGCAGTTAGAACAGAAAATTATCGATGCCATCGAGCTTGGACGAACCTTTAATGCGCAGGTGTTTATTAATGATCACTGGCAGTTGGCACTGAGGCACAAAGCTTTTGGGCTGCACTTAGGGCAAGAAGACTTGTTCGAGGTGGACCTTAAGGCAATCAAAGCTGCAGGCATGGCCCTTGGGCTATCGAGTCACAGTTATTTTGAAATCCTGCTTTCCCACCAACTTAGGCCTTCATATATCGCCCTTGGGCATATTTTTCCTACACCTACCAAAACCATGGCATCTAAACCTCAGGGACTTAAGAAGCTTAAGCATTATGCAAAGCTATTAAATAAGCATTACCCCACAGTGGCCATTGGCGGTATAGATGAGACACGTCTAAAGGAGATAAAAGCCACTGGCGTGGCGAATGTCGCAGTAGTGCGGGCATTGACTAATGCAACAGATCCTACGCTTGCTTTTGATAATCTAACTCGCCTCTGGAATGGCAATAAGGCCGAGCAATATAACGCTAAGCTTGAACTTGAGCATAAAAAGGGGCACATGCAGGCTTCAGTGACTGAGGTGAGTTATGCACCCTAA
- a CDS encoding HesA/MoeB/ThiF family protein, giving the protein MHPKSKTATRELTDRQFIRYSRQIMLSEVDEAGQINLLNAKVFVVGMGGLGQQLVQLLAAAGVGTVLFMDFDKVELSNLPRQLLYDAHDIGKYKVNAALSKLETAYPDSHFIAVNDYFDECFFNTGHGGNKLEVLLGAMPDLVFDCTDNFIARHKINDLCVHHSLVLISAAVANFNGQLFSYIPKPNIPKKSSSNPSVNKSAANFRDTENSAPACYHCLYPRDTQIEQSCSHTGVLGPAVATLAAMQAMMGLNVLLSNSPQGGVLHKFDAKKLSWSRYGLSQDPSCPVCASRIDDNRASLAV; this is encoded by the coding sequence ATGCACCCTAAGAGTAAAACAGCGACTAGAGAGTTAACTGATCGTCAATTCATTCGTTATAGCAGACAAATCATGCTGTCAGAGGTGGATGAGGCGGGGCAAATTAACTTGCTTAATGCCAAGGTGTTTGTTGTCGGTATGGGAGGACTAGGACAGCAATTAGTGCAGTTGTTGGCTGCAGCTGGCGTCGGTACTGTGCTATTTATGGATTTTGATAAGGTTGAGCTTTCCAATTTGCCGCGCCAGTTACTCTATGATGCTCATGACATTGGTAAGTATAAGGTTAACGCAGCACTGAGTAAGCTTGAAACTGCCTATCCTGATAGTCATTTTATTGCCGTTAATGATTATTTTGATGAGTGCTTTTTCAATACGGGCCATGGGGGCAATAAGCTTGAAGTGTTATTGGGCGCAATGCCAGATCTTGTGTTTGATTGCACTGACAACTTCATCGCACGTCATAAGATCAATGACCTGTGTGTTCATCATTCTTTAGTGCTGATAAGCGCCGCTGTAGCCAATTTTAATGGTCAACTTTTTTCCTATATCCCTAAACCCAACATCCCTAAAAAGAGTTCGTCGAACCCTAGCGTTAACAAGAGTGCCGCTAATTTCAGAGATACCGAGAACAGTGCTCCAGCTTGTTATCACTGCCTGTATCCAAGGGACACCCAAATAGAACAGTCTTGCAGTCACACAGGGGTGTTAGGTCCTGCTGTGGCAACGCTTGCCGCCATGCAGGCCATGATGGGGCTCAATGTCTTGCTTTCTAATAGTCCTCAAGGCGGAGTATTGCATAAATTTGATGCCAAAAAGCTCAGTTGGAGCCGCTATGGTTTGAGCCAAGACCCTAGTTGTCCAGTTTGTGCCAGCCGCATTGACGATAACAGAGCAAGCCTTGCTGTTTAA
- the thiS gene encoding sulfur carrier protein ThiS, with amino-acid sequence MISIQVNGEFIQVNESTSLAQLVSRQALNAKGIALVINAEVVPRSRWQHTVCQDQDKVEFFSAVAGG; translated from the coding sequence ATGATTTCAATACAAGTTAATGGTGAATTTATTCAAGTGAATGAAAGCACCAGCCTGGCTCAATTAGTTAGCAGGCAAGCGCTTAATGCCAAAGGGATTGCCTTGGTGATCAATGCCGAAGTCGTGCCTCGCAGTCGCTGGCAACACACAGTGTGTCAGGATCAAGATAAAGTTGAGTTTTTTTCTGCTGTTGCAGGAGGTTAA
- a CDS encoding thiazole synthase, with product MFTLADHTFSSRLLTGTGKFTNSHTMLASIVASESQIVTLAMKRIDLKLGQDDILTPLLAQGLTLLPNTSGARNAKEAIFAAELARDLLDTHWLKLEIHPDPKYLMPDPIETLLAAEKLCQMGFKVLPYVHADPVLCRRLEEVGCAAVMPLASPIGSNQGLATEAFLKIIIEQAKVPVIVDAGLGAPSQACRAMEMGADAVLVNTAIASSRSPIIMAKCFADAVKAGREAYLAGLGQVQPHASHTSPLTGFLQQMPAENTNTVEPL from the coding sequence ATGTTCACACTCGCAGACCACACATTTTCATCACGACTTCTCACGGGCACAGGAAAATTCACTAATTCTCACACTATGCTTGCGAGCATAGTTGCCAGTGAAAGCCAAATAGTGACCTTGGCGATGAAACGCATCGATTTGAAACTGGGTCAGGATGATATTTTAACGCCTCTATTAGCCCAAGGCTTGACCTTATTACCTAATACCTCTGGTGCTAGAAATGCCAAAGAAGCGATTTTTGCCGCAGAGCTTGCTCGGGATTTACTCGATACACATTGGCTTAAACTTGAGATCCACCCAGATCCTAAGTATTTGATGCCAGACCCCATTGAAACTCTGCTGGCTGCAGAAAAGTTATGCCAAATGGGCTTTAAGGTATTGCCTTATGTACATGCAGACCCTGTGCTTTGCCGTCGCCTTGAAGAGGTGGGCTGCGCAGCTGTGATGCCCTTAGCCAGCCCCATCGGCAGTAATCAAGGCCTTGCAACTGAAGCCTTTCTAAAAATCATCATAGAGCAAGCCAAAGTACCAGTGATTGTGGATGCTGGACTGGGCGCGCCATCACAGGCTTGTCGTGCCATGGAGATGGGTGCAGATGCGGTATTGGTCAACACGGCTATTGCTAGCAGTCGCTCGCCCATCATAATGGCAAAATGCTTTGCCGATGCCGTCAAAGCGGGGCGTGAAGCTTATCTTGCTGGTTTAGGTCAAGTACAACCCCATGCCAGTCACACCAGTCCTTTAACGGGTTTTTTACAGCAAATGCCGGCTGAGAACACCAATACAGTGGAGCCGCTATGA
- the thiH gene encoding 2-iminoacetate synthase ThiH, producing MSFTDVFSAISQDDLLLQLYSKNTADVERALIAPQGKLESLMTLLSPAAEPFIETMATESVRLTRQRFGNNLGLYLPLYLSNLCANECDYCGFTMSNKIKRKTLNESELLAEISIIKARGFDSILLVSGEHESKVGMGYFSWAIPIVKAHFSYVAIEVQPLSEADYSHLKELGVDAVMVYQETYRPVTYAKHHTRGQKKDFHHRLTTPDRAAKAGIDKVGLGVLLGLDDWRLDALLMGHHIDYLEKNYWRSRYSISLPRLRPCTGGVNPKVPLTDLGLVQLICAFRLFNPQLEISLSTRETPSLRDSLLPLGVTHLSAGSSTQPGGYQAPQTQLDQFEISDGRPVDAVVAQIQQQGLNPVWKDWEAGWH from the coding sequence ATGAGTTTCACTGATGTTTTCTCAGCAATTTCACAAGATGATTTGTTGTTGCAGCTTTACAGTAAAAATACTGCCGATGTAGAACGGGCGTTAATCGCCCCACAAGGCAAGCTTGAAAGCCTAATGACACTATTGTCACCTGCAGCAGAGCCATTTATCGAAACGATGGCTACAGAGTCGGTGAGGTTAACTCGGCAGCGTTTTGGCAATAACTTAGGCCTCTACTTGCCACTGTATTTGTCAAATTTGTGCGCCAATGAGTGTGATTACTGCGGCTTTACCATGAGCAATAAAATAAAGCGCAAAACATTAAACGAGTCTGAGTTACTGGCAGAAATAAGCATTATCAAGGCCAGAGGATTCGATTCTATCTTGCTGGTTTCCGGTGAACATGAAAGCAAAGTGGGTATGGGTTATTTTTCTTGGGCGATCCCTATAGTTAAGGCCCATTTTAGCTATGTAGCCATAGAAGTGCAGCCATTAAGTGAAGCTGATTATAGTCATCTGAAAGAGTTGGGTGTCGATGCCGTGATGGTCTATCAGGAAACGTATCGGCCAGTAACTTACGCTAAGCATCATACCCGAGGTCAGAAGAAGGATTTTCATCATAGGCTAACAACCCCTGACAGAGCCGCAAAAGCGGGTATCGATAAAGTGGGCCTAGGCGTATTATTGGGTTTAGATGATTGGCGATTAGATGCCTTGTTAATGGGGCATCATATTGATTATTTGGAAAAAAATTATTGGCGAAGCCGTTACAGTATTTCTTTACCTAGGCTGCGCCCTTGCACTGGAGGCGTTAATCCTAAAGTACCGCTGACTGATCTTGGTTTAGTGCAATTGATTTGTGCCTTTAGATTGTTTAATCCTCAGCTGGAAATTAGCTTGTCTACCCGTGAAACCCCCAGCTTACGGGACAGTTTATTGCCCCTTGGGGTGACACATTTAAGTGCGGGGAGCTCGACACAACCAGGGGGGTATCAAGCACCTCAAACTCAGCTGGATCAATTTGAAATTAGCGATGGCCGTCCCGTGGATGCCGTTGTTGCACAAATACAACAACAGGGATTGAACCCAGTGTGGAAAGACTGGGAGGCGGGTTGGCATTAA
- a CDS encoding putative metalloprotease CJM1_0395 family protein codes for MEMTSATAMMTSFSPKTSQANNTSSGLTASSRPSAVNRASVSSQTVSATPAPQISSASSATPISVSSSSTVIQVSTPISPKVAQAPSLPNPASVESPQFSLKQGAMSVQGLLGHESFSSNKLETVSSGTNSIASVSSTPISNTVTASIADAPSTNSQTSTAINTQASAAQPEQGNVSDTIKPSVAENFASIFGDDASEQRTATEESTDEGEVQVQESGQSQVDASTTDESNAKQAQTEQDIAKQQRQDAIRQQEQQSAQKAELAQAAQINQLSKRDAEVKSHEQAHASVGGAHAQSPSFTYEKGPDGRRYAVDGEVQIDVSVVNGDAQATLNKMMKVYAAAMAPVQPSMADIRVAAEALQKMNEAREALSIERQQGVVQLDDADHIIGLGAKIKNAQDDNQVSQLEPFKRSANEANISVDGIEKISDTSTGSVTNANVQSNATLAYQAFNAGVTRQGQQASNINAYV; via the coding sequence ATGGAAATGACGTCAGCGACAGCTATGATGACGTCTTTTTCTCCAAAGACGTCGCAGGCTAACAATACCAGCTCGGGGCTTACGGCCTCAAGTCGCCCTAGTGCTGTCAATAGAGCTTCGGTTAGTAGCCAAACTGTGTCAGCGACTCCTGCCCCACAAATTTCATCAGCATCTTCTGCTACTCCGATATCTGTTTCATCCTCATCGACAGTGATTCAGGTTTCTACCCCGATATCTCCCAAGGTAGCGCAAGCTCCATCCTTGCCTAACCCAGCATCGGTTGAAAGTCCGCAATTCAGTTTGAAACAAGGCGCGATGAGTGTTCAAGGCCTTCTTGGCCATGAAAGTTTCAGCAGTAATAAGCTAGAGACGGTATCGTCAGGGACCAACTCTATTGCTAGCGTTTCCAGCACACCAATCTCGAATACGGTAACGGCTTCGATAGCTGATGCGCCTAGTACGAATTCGCAAACGAGTACGGCAATCAATACTCAAGCAAGTGCAGCGCAGCCAGAACAAGGTAATGTTAGCGATACCATTAAACCCTCGGTTGCGGAAAACTTTGCCAGTATTTTTGGTGATGACGCGTCAGAGCAACGGACTGCGACAGAGGAAAGTACTGATGAGGGGGAAGTGCAGGTTCAAGAAAGCGGGCAATCTCAAGTAGACGCCTCTACCACTGATGAGTCCAATGCAAAGCAAGCACAAACTGAACAAGACATCGCTAAACAGCAACGTCAAGATGCCATCAGACAACAAGAGCAACAGAGCGCACAAAAAGCCGAACTAGCTCAAGCGGCTCAGATCAATCAGCTAAGTAAGCGTGATGCAGAAGTGAAAAGCCATGAGCAGGCACATGCCTCAGTTGGTGGCGCCCATGCCCAAAGCCCCAGTTTTACCTATGAAAAAGGCCCCGATGGTCGACGTTATGCAGTCGATGGAGAGGTACAAATCGATGTGTCGGTGGTGAATGGCGATGCCCAAGCCACACTGAATAAAATGATGAAAGTGTATGCAGCCGCAATGGCACCGGTACAGCCTTCCATGGCCGACATTCGTGTGGCGGCCGAAGCATTACAAAAAATGAATGAAGCCCGAGAAGCGCTATCTATCGAGCGTCAGCAAGGGGTGGTACAACTGGATGATGCCGATCATATTATTGGTCTAGGTGCTAAAATCAAAAACGCTCAGGATGACAATCAAGTGTCACAACTTGAGCCTTTTAAGCGTAGTGCAAACGAAGCTAACATCAGTGTCGATGGCATTGAGAAAATTTCAGACACATCAACTGGCAGCGTCACAAACGCCAATGTTCAATCGAATGCAACGTTAGCCTATCAAGCTTTTAATGCAGGTGTTACCCGCCAAGGGCAACAAGCGAGCAATATTAACGCTTATGTTTAA
- the dacB gene encoding D-alanyl-D-alanine carboxypeptidase/D-alanyl-D-alanine endopeptidase: protein MSSLSTMKFYFGSLSMPIISTLKFCVIMMTLSTFQAFSANSHLDSGDTKIASTTTANVTQSQQVMAPTEINKLNKKIAKAVQSLVSPYSQLAIAIWDPQQQRSLFELNTQKLMQPASVMKLFTAVTAIAELGHDYRYRSQVFIKGPIINKALEGDVWINLSGDPKLTTQDLSRLIAQFKYAGIEKINGQVQLLTTANEQVRAPGWVWDDLGICYAAPVSRLILDGNCILAKLIPSQNGIKGETRLSISTSSPIKVFNQARFIPTSSNKQSRDLCQLSLARFDNNQYKLSGCYPSDGGINLAIAVNDVEPYMLAKLEALFKQHQIVLKHAINLLTDDDSALSAQFNEASSSKDEPSLVSDDEELRLIASHSSESLMAMLDTMLKDSNNLIADRVFKTIGRSFYQTTHPQVSDNFTHASKAQLARLNEMGIKLDSANLVDGSGLSRYNAISAAQLMSLIKLIYSDERFTSLDSALPEAGVSGTLAYKRGFQTKLRAKVKAKTGTMLGVANFAGRMQTSQGDLYFVILENGINPHQQAQHQVSSELLTAIMAIYETNEELQAD, encoded by the coding sequence ATGAGTTCATTATCAACAATGAAGTTTTATTTCGGCTCTCTCTCAATGCCGATTATTTCAACCCTCAAATTTTGCGTCATTATGATGACCTTGAGCACATTTCAAGCTTTTTCTGCTAACAGTCACCTCGATAGTGGTGATACCAAAATTGCGTCAACAACCACAGCCAATGTAACGCAATCCCAGCAAGTAATGGCACCCACTGAAATAAATAAGCTGAATAAAAAGATAGCAAAAGCCGTACAGTCTTTAGTCTCGCCCTACTCTCAGCTTGCTATTGCTATATGGGATCCTCAGCAGCAACGAAGTTTATTTGAGTTAAATACTCAAAAATTAATGCAACCTGCCAGTGTGATGAAGCTTTTTACCGCGGTAACCGCCATTGCAGAGCTTGGCCATGACTACCGCTACCGAAGCCAAGTTTTTATCAAAGGGCCTATCATTAACAAGGCATTAGAAGGCGATGTTTGGATTAATTTATCTGGCGATCCTAAGTTAACCACCCAAGACTTATCTCGACTCATTGCGCAATTTAAATATGCAGGCATAGAGAAGATAAATGGCCAGGTACAGCTGCTCACTACAGCTAATGAGCAAGTCAGAGCACCAGGTTGGGTGTGGGATGATTTAGGTATTTGCTACGCAGCGCCAGTATCACGGCTTATTCTTGATGGGAACTGCATCTTGGCAAAGCTTATTCCGAGTCAAAACGGCATTAAAGGTGAAACTCGACTCTCAATCAGTACATCTTCACCCATTAAGGTTTTCAATCAAGCACGTTTCATCCCAACAAGCAGTAACAAGCAAAGCCGCGACCTGTGTCAATTATCCTTAGCGCGTTTCGATAATAATCAATACAAATTGAGTGGCTGCTATCCCAGCGATGGTGGTATTAATCTTGCTATCGCCGTCAATGATGTTGAACCCTATATGTTAGCTAAACTTGAGGCACTTTTTAAGCAACACCAAATAGTGCTCAAACATGCCATTAACTTGCTCACTGATGATGACTCTGCATTAAGCGCACAATTCAATGAGGCGTCATCCTCAAAAGATGAGCCCTCTCTTGTCTCTGATGATGAAGAATTACGCCTTATAGCCAGTCACAGTTCAGAATCGCTAATGGCTATGCTAGATACTATGTTAAAGGATTCCAACAATCTGATTGCCGATCGTGTATTTAAAACCATAGGGCGTTCCTTTTATCAGACTACTCACCCTCAGGTTTCAGATAATTTTACACATGCGTCCAAGGCACAATTGGCAAGGCTTAATGAAATGGGAATAAAGCTTGATTCCGCTAACCTAGTGGATGGCTCTGGACTTTCCCGCTATAACGCCATTTCTGCAGCCCAGCTAATGTCGCTGATTAAATTAATTTACTCTGACGAGCGATTTACGTCCCTAGACTCGGCATTACCTGAGGCGGGTGTCAGTGGCACCTTAGCCTACAAACGTGGTTTTCAAACGAAATTACGAGCAAAAGTTAAGGCAAAGACTGGCACTATGCTAGGTGTCGCAAATTTTGCTGGCCGCATGCAGACAAGTCAAGGCGACTTGTACTTTGTGATCTTAGAAAATGGCATCAATCCCCACCAACAAGCTCAGCATCAAGTGAGCAGTGAACTGCTTACAGCGATAATGGCAATCTATGAGACAAATGAGGAACTACAAGCAGATTAA
- the pssA gene encoding CDP-diacylglycerol--serine O-phosphatidyltransferase, translating to MLDKLGGIALNADALTWLLNPVRFKEELLSRIRNAAHSIYITALYLEDDEAGREILQALLDAKAARPELDIKLLVDYHRARRGLIGKKDDGGNDRMYRRAMEQAQIAIEILGVPVKSREFMGVLHLKGFIFDDAVIFSGASINNIYLQQQDKYRFDRYHLIESVELARSMREYIKQHLVADPAVCSLTQLAECDVNPEKSDIRSFKHRLSQAQYEFTSTRIGNRVTPIVGLGRKKNLLNQTVLKLVDSSQKSLFICTPYFNPPNPLTRALAKHLRNGKKIDIVVGDKKANDFYIPPEQDFSTIGALPYMYEQSLRAFAKRQQWAIDSGQLNIYLWQHDRNSYHLKGISADNKCHLITGSNLNPRAWALDLENGLLLQDESGAWQEKFQQEQAHILQHTERLYHYSQIETLQKYPAPVKKVMTRIRRLKADFLLRRIL from the coding sequence TTGCTCGATAAGCTAGGTGGTATTGCACTCAATGCCGATGCGCTGACTTGGTTACTTAATCCTGTGCGCTTTAAAGAAGAACTCCTTAGTCGGATCCGCAATGCAGCCCACAGTATCTACATCACTGCCTTGTATTTAGAAGATGACGAAGCTGGACGAGAAATCTTGCAGGCCTTATTGGACGCTAAAGCGGCGAGGCCTGAGTTAGATATCAAGCTGCTGGTGGATTATCACAGGGCTCGCCGTGGACTCATAGGCAAAAAAGATGATGGCGGTAACGACAGGATGTACCGCCGAGCCATGGAACAAGCTCAAATCGCCATTGAGATCTTAGGTGTACCCGTTAAGTCCCGTGAATTTATGGGGGTATTGCACCTTAAAGGGTTTATCTTCGATGACGCAGTGATTTTTAGTGGCGCCAGCATCAATAATATTTATTTGCAGCAGCAAGACAAATATCGATTTGACCGTTACCATCTCATTGAATCAGTTGAGCTTGCCCGCAGTATGCGTGAATACATAAAGCAACATTTAGTGGCGGATCCCGCTGTGTGCTCACTCACGCAGCTAGCAGAGTGCGATGTAAACCCTGAAAAGAGCGATATACGCAGTTTTAAGCATAGACTGAGTCAGGCACAATATGAATTTACCTCGACTCGCATTGGTAACAGGGTTACGCCTATAGTCGGTCTTGGCCGCAAGAAAAATCTTCTCAATCAGACCGTACTTAAGCTGGTGGATTCCTCTCAAAAATCATTGTTTATCTGTACTCCCTATTTCAATCCGCCTAATCCTTTGACACGCGCATTGGCTAAGCATTTACGCAACGGCAAGAAAATCGATATTGTAGTGGGTGATAAAAAAGCCAATGACTTTTATATTCCCCCAGAGCAAGATTTTTCTACCATTGGCGCCTTGCCTTACATGTATGAGCAATCATTGAGAGCCTTTGCTAAACGTCAGCAATGGGCCATAGATAGTGGCCAACTGAATATCTATTTATGGCAACATGACAGAAACAGCTATCACTTAAAAGGCATAAGCGCTGACAACAAGTGTCACTTAATCACAGGTTCTAATTTAAATCCAAGAGCGTGGGCGCTGGATTTAGAAAACGGTTTGTTATTGCAAGATGAGTCAGGTGCTTGGCAAGAAAAATTCCAGCAGGAGCAAGCCCATATTTTACAGCACACTGAGCGCTTGTATCACTATAGCCAAATAGAGACCTTACAAAAATATCCAGCACCTGTGAAAAAGGTCATGACACGCATTCGTCGTTTAAAGGCCGATTTCCTGTTAAGGCGTATACTCTAG
- a CDS encoding tRNA-uridine aminocarboxypropyltransferase has protein sequence MAESGNKLGPHAVHKLYVQRKALSTKPFGARGKKLVRCHACLLGQQFCTCEFRRQLKTNVSFLLIMYDDEVLKPTNSGRLIADLVPDTHAYIWSRTQTDADMLALLAHDDYQPYLVFPGQYANPGQEILSQVRDAKTGYGSDLSNGIADAKAKRPLLIMLDGSWREAIKMFRKSPYLHHLPLLSFDPKVLATYALRKGSHDFQLGTAEVAALAIEAAGEALNGLVLSTWFDLFVESSLLGRNRRCKEDIIPIEAFQQKFTTALANSYQAQMAQSD, from the coding sequence TTGGCTGAAAGTGGTAATAAGCTAGGCCCTCACGCTGTCCATAAATTATATGTTCAGCGTAAAGCTTTATCGACAAAGCCTTTTGGTGCTAGGGGAAAGAAGCTTGTTCGTTGCCATGCCTGCTTATTGGGGCAACAATTTTGCACCTGTGAATTTCGTCGACAGTTAAAGACGAATGTCAGTTTTTTACTGATCATGTATGATGATGAAGTGTTAAAACCCACCAACAGTGGCCGCTTGATTGCTGATCTTGTGCCTGATACTCATGCCTATATCTGGTCCCGAACACAAACAGATGCGGATATGTTAGCCTTGTTGGCCCATGACGATTATCAGCCTTATTTGGTTTTTCCTGGTCAATACGCCAATCCTGGGCAAGAAATCCTCTCGCAAGTACGGGATGCTAAGACGGGTTATGGCTCTGACCTAAGCAATGGCATTGCAGATGCCAAAGCTAAACGGCCGTTACTTATCATGCTCGATGGCAGTTGGCGAGAAGCGATTAAGATGTTTAGAAAAAGCCCTTATTTACATCACTTGCCGTTGCTGTCCTTTGATCCTAAAGTCCTTGCCACTTACGCATTACGTAAGGGCAGCCATGATTTTCAGTTAGGGACAGCGGAAGTGGCAGCACTTGCGATTGAAGCCGCTGGGGAAGCGTTAAATGGACTGGTATTAAGCACCTGGTTTGATTTATTTGTTGAGTCGTCACTGTTGGGCCGTAATCGTCGTTGTAAGGAAGACATTATTCCCATTGAGGCATTCCAACAAAAATTCACAACGGCGTTAGCGAATTCATACCAAGCGCAAATGGCCCAAAGCGACTAA